In Salvelinus sp. IW2-2015 linkage group LG23, ASM291031v2, whole genome shotgun sequence, a genomic segment contains:
- the LOC111950105 gene encoding nuclear pore complex protein Nup98-Nup96 isoform X1: MFNKSFGAPFGGGAGGFGTSSTFGQQNTSFGAATGGFGASAFGATNNTGGLFGATQNKPVVTANPQQIHTGAGRGGGLFGSSTFSQPVTSSTSSGFGFGVSSGTSTSLFGSTNTGGGGGLFSQQSNAFGAAKPASFGTFGTSTASTGGLFGATNSNPFGGXSTSLFGASGFTQQAAQPGTTVKFNPPTGSDTMVKGGVTASINTKHQCITAMKEYENKSLEELRFEDYQAGRKGPTNPMAAPTGGIFGAAAAATPSTGATGLFGSSATNTGFSFGQAKTTFGTSAGGFGAATGSLFGQQQPQQAQQAVSLFKPFGQATTTPNTGFSFGNTSTMGQPQQTSTMGGLFGATAASQAGGLFGNTAQTAPATGFGTGTGLFGQTNTAFGNVGTQQGLFGNKTAGFGVTTTSAPSFGTGTGLFGNKPALTLGTATNTSNFGFGPTAAGGSLFGNKTAAGGLGTGLGASFGAVGTGQMSLFGNNKTLGSTLGTMGGFGVQGFSTGNSTLGFGAPQQPVAVTDPNAVAAQQAVLQQQINALAYSPFGDSPLFRNPLSDPKKKEERLKPTNPVAQKALTTPTHYKLTPRPATRVRPKALTSSGSSKSQLFDGLDDDEPSLTNGAFMPRKSIKKLVLKNLNGSSLYSSPLNRDSDDLSSPPEYPLNGLGASVDEDDDVREVVEGGAEDDLEIKFYAKPSLQDTISELNAHRMGAGGRNGLQVSSEDISLGDDSIQEERVEEGPPHPAGIVLGRVGYYTIPAMDELAKMVDENGVCVVENFTVGRKGYGSVFFHGEVNVTGLNLDEIVHFRRKEVIVYLDDKNKPPEGEGLNRRAEVTLDGVWPNDKTTCTQIKSPERLSEMNYEGRLENASRKQGARFLEYRSETGSWVFEVAHFSKYGLQDSDEDKEVPLKVDPKKLKTATRLPPGLQQLPPSQQQVAPQAQSTAVLELLNRVLEVDSDMADITQDAPGESMLGEEEGESGIGEKGSRLGNVTPTEHDSVSASSQIASSLGINPHTLQIMKASLFAEDDDGDMFQEQGGMTSSLDVASPHIHLPGTQGRPSIGGXLQTRFSSAGLFFQLPDVPFGGGLPGRLSKSRVSPAVPEPSRVSPWPSFLLTAPPPEATVRTVGARRLGGPVDPENSVTLGKGRLLMDAALFTGRSFRVGWGPGWTLVHCGDGLSGAGDKEQDHGDTGATGFGFLPKPAKSRRLSDSPFKVVIEQVVGLELRDSEESQAVYQRPLEISLKHSSISTEGACPFIQPQSGVAALHEYAEWITDLNQEAGAGDVLGHWAQVWTLCXALWGRRCSAVPGTSGYLQQMERRRSFSAWLSHSATQRIEQEVGLNQGGGNVDAIFSYLTGHRISDACRLAQKSGDHRLSLLLSQAVGXQYGRELLALQLGDWNRMQTDSFLPEERLRIFALLAGKPVWQSTDCEVNVCSELDWKRCMAVHLWYMLPPTASIAEALAKYEAAFQGSAEGQKYACAPLPPYLDQSDQPDMEEEESKRPLYDICFHLLKLYSDRHYSLQQLLDPLAVTWECLDYRLSWHLWSVLQALHYTHLSPARQGLIHTSYAAQLESAGLWDMAIYVLLHIPDNTLRERAVREMLQLHCPLLETEESAKKEHFLTERLLIPEQWLHQAKATRARRDTDRHGEALHLYRAGHWNLCHSLVIQHLASDCIINDNHEYLLVFLEGLAVPERSSVIQDWDTAGRVYLDYIGVIQTLHAIQQMDSTGYELECLHTKVTSLCSRIELLPCSTAKDRLAQSEMAKCVANILRVVLSLQQGGEIPLSQLASNIGRLPMPEDYALEELRSLTQSYLRQLIVS, encoded by the exons atgttcaACAAGTCGTTTGGTGCTCCCTTTGGGGGAGGGGCTGGAGGATTTGGGACTTCATCCACATTTGGGCAACAAA ACACTAGCTTTGGGGCGGCAACAGGTGGCTTCGGAGCCTCAGCGTTTGGGGCGACCAACAACACTGGAGGACTCTTTGGGGCAACGCAGAATAAACCAG TGGTGACAGCCAATCCTCAGCAAATCCACACTGGTGCAGGTAGAGGAG GtggcctttttggttccagtacCTTCAGCCAGCCCGTGACGTCATCCACCAGTAGCGGCTTTGGCTTTGGCGTGTCCAGCGGCACCTCCACCAGCCTGTTCGGCAGCACCAACACGGGCGGCGGCGGAGGACTCTTCTCCCAGCAGAGCAATGCCTTCGGCGCTGCCAAACCAGCCTCATTTGGCA cgTTCGGTACGAGCACGGCCAGCACTGGGGGGCTGTTTGGGGCGACCAACTCCAACCCTTTCGGAGGGGRGTCTACCTCCCTGTTCGGAGCATCAGGGTTTACCCAGCAGGCTGCCCAGCCAGGCACCACTGTCAAGTTCAAC CCTCCAACAGGAAGTGACACCATGGTGAAAGGGGGTGTGACGGCAAGCATCAACACCAAGCACCAGTGCATCACGGCCATGAAGGAGTATGAGAACAAATCACTGGAG GAGCTGAGGTTTGAGGACTACCAGGCAGGGAGGAAGGGACCCACTAACCCTATGGCTGCACCAACAGGGGGTATCTTTGGGGCTGCAGCCGCAGCCACCCCCAGTACAGGGGCTACAGGGCTGTTTGGCTCCTCAGCCACTAACACAGGCTTCTCCTTTGGCCAGGCCAAAACCACCTTCGGAACTA GTGCGGGTGGGTTTGGTGCAGCCACAGGCAGTCTGTTTGGGCAGCAGCAGCCCCAGCAGGCCCAGCAGGCAGTCAGCCTGTTCAAGCCCTTCGGCCAGGCCACAACCACCCCCAACACAGGCTTCTCCTTCGGCAACACCAGCACCATGGGCCAGCCCCAACAAACCAGCACCATG GGGGGTCTGTTTGGGGCCACGGCAGCATCCCAGGCAGGGGGGTTGTTTGGAAATACCGCTCAGACCGCACCAGCTACGGGCTTTGGGACAGGCACCGGACTCTTTGGACAAACCAACACCGCTTTCGGCAACGTCGGCACACAG CAGGGCTTGTTTGGTAATAAAACGGCAGGGTTTGGTGTCACCACTACCAGCGCCCCGTCGTTTGGCACGGGCACCGGCCTCTTCGGCAACAAACCTGCCCTCACTCTCGGAACAGCTACCAACACATCCAACTTTG GTTTTGGACCCACTGCTGCTGGCGGAAGCCTTTTTGGGAACAAGACTGCAGCAGGAGGACTAGGGACCGGGCTGGGAGCCAGCTTTGGAGCAG TAGGCACTGGCCAGATGTCTCTGTTTGGGAATAACAAGACGCTGGGTTCTACTCTGGGAACAATGGGAGGTTTTGGAGTGCAGGGATTCAGCACAGGAAACAGCACTCTGGGCTTCGGAGCGCCACAACAGCCCGTTG CGGTGACGGACCCTAACGCGGTGGCGGCCCAGCAGGCAGTGCTGCAGCAGCAGATCAATGCTCTGGCCTACTCCCCCTTCGGAGACTCCCCCCTCTTCAGAAACCCCCTCTCTGATCCCAAGAAGAAGGAGGAGCGTCTGAAGCCCACCAATCCAGTGGCCCAGAAGGCGTTGACCACGCCAACTCACTACAAACTGACACCGCGACCTGCGACACGTGTGCGGCCCAAAGCTCTGACATCATCGGGCTCTTCCAAGTCCCAGCTGTTTGATGGGTTGGATGACGACGAGCCTTCTCTCACCAACGGAGCCTTCATGCCCAG GAAGAGCATCAAGAAGCTGGTGCTGAAGAACCTGAATGGCAGCAGCCTGTACAGCAGCCCGCTCAACAGAGACTCCGACGACCTGTCCTCTCCACCAGAGTACCCCCTCAACGGACTcgg TGCCAGTGTGGACGAGGATGATGATgtgagggaggtggtggagggaggagcagaggacGACCTGGAGATCAAGTTCTACGCCAAGCCCAGCCTGCAGGACACCATCTCAGAGCTCAATGCCCATAGGATGGGGGCTGGGGGCAGGAACGGGCTGCAG GTGAGCAGCGAGGACATATCGCTGGGAGATGACTCCATACAGGAGGAGCGAGTGGAGGAGGGCCCCCCCCACCCTGCAGGTATCGTTCTGGGCCGTGTGGGCTACTACACCATCCCTGCCATGGACGAGCTGGCCAAAATGGTGGATGAAAacggggtgtgtgtggtggaaaaCTTCACCGTGGGCAGAAAAG GTTACGGCTCCGTGTTCTTCCATGGTGAGGTGAACGTGACGGGGCTGAACCTGGATGAGATTGTCCACTTCAGACGTAAAGAGGTCATCGTCTACCTCGACGACAAGAACAAGCCCCCTGAGGGGGAGGGGCTCAACAG GcgagcagaggtgactctggatGGGGTGTGGCCTAATGATAAGACCACCTGTACTCAAATAAAGAGCCCTGAGCGTCTGTCTGAGATGAACTACGAGGGCCGCCTGGAGAACGCCTCACGCAAACAGGGCGCCCGCTTCCTCGAGTACCGCTCCGAGACGGGGTCCTGGGTGTTTGAG GTGGCTCATTTCTCTAAGTACGGCCTGCAGGACTCTGACGAGGATAAGGAAGTCCCTCTCAAAGTGGACCCTAAGAAGCTGAAGACGGCAACAAGACTTCCACCAGGGCTGCAGCAGCTGCCTCCCTCCCAGCAGCAGGTGGCGCCACAGGCTCAG TCCACAGCAGTGCTGGAGCTGCTGAATCGCGTATTGGAGGTGGACAGTGATATGGCCGACATTACCCAGGATGCCCCAGGGGAGAGCATgttgggggaggaggaaggggagagtggCATAGGGGAGAAGGGAAGTCGGCTGGGAAATGTGACCCCTACGGAACACGACTCTGTCTCAGCGTCCAGTCAGATCGCCTCCTCGCTGGGGATCAACCCTCACACACTACAG ATTATGAAGGCATCGCTGTTTGCTGAGGACGATGATGGTGACATGTTCCAGGAGCAGGGAGGGATGACAAGTTCTCTAGACGTGGCCTCTCCTCACATCCACCTGCCTGGCACGCAGGGCAGGCCCTCCA TCGGTGGTCWCCTGCAGACTCGTTTCAGCAGTGCCGGTCTCTTCTTTCAGCTCCCTGACGTGCCCTTTGGTGGGGGCCTTCCCGGCAGGCTGTCCAAGTCTCGGGTGTCGCCGGCGGTGCCTGAGCCTTCGCGGGTCTCCCCCTGGCCCTCTTTTCTTTTGACAGCCCCACCGCCCGAGGCCACTGTACGGACAGTAGGGGCTCGGCGCCTGGGGGGACCTGTGGACCCAGAGAACTCAGTCACACTGGGGAAG GGCCGTCTTCTGATGGATGCGGCTTTGTTCACGGGCCGGTCATTTCGTGTGGGCTGGGGTCCTGGCTGGACTCTGGTCCACTGTGGAGACGGGCTAAGTGGGGCCGGGGACAAGGAGCAGGACCACGGAGACACAGGAGCTACAGGCTTTGGATTCCTGCCCAAACCTGCCAAGAGTAGACG ACTGTCCGACAGTCCATTCAAGGTGGTGATCGAGCAGGTGGTTGGTCTGGAGCTGCGGGACAGTGAGGAGAGCCAAGCGGTGTACCAGCGGCCCCTGGAGATCAGCTTGAAGCACAGCAGCATCAGTACAGAGGGGGCCTGCCCCTTCATCCAGCCCCAGAGCGGTGTGGCCGCCCTGCACGAGTACGCAGAGTGGATTACTGACCTCAACCAGGAGGCTGGTGCTGGAGATG TCCTGGGTCACTGGGCTCAGGTGTGGACTCTGTGTGAMGCCCTGTGGGGCCGACGGTGTTCAGCAGTGCCTGGTACCAGTGGCTACCTGCagcagatggagaggagaaggagcttCTCAGCTTGGCTGTCCCACAGTGCCACCCAGAGGATCGAGCAGGAAGTGGGCCTGAACCAGGGGGGAGGAAACGTGGATGCCATCTTTAGCTACCTGACTGGACACCGGATCAGTGATGCCTGCAGGCTGGCTCAGAAGAGTG GGGACCACCGTCTCTCCCTGCTGCTGTCCCAGGCGGTGGGCTSTCAGTACGGCCGGGAGCTGCTGGCACTGCAGCTTGGAGACTGGAACAGGATGCAGACAGACTCTTTCCTGCCTGAGGAGAGGCTACGGATCTTTGCCCTTCTCGCTGGGAAACCT GTGTGGCAGTCTACAGACTGTGAGGTGAATGTGTGTTCAGAACTGGACTGGAAGCGTTGTATGgcggtccacctgtggtacatgcTGCCTCCCACCGCCTCCATTGCTGAAGCCCTGGCCAAGTACGAGGCTGCCTTCCAGGGCTCTGCTGAGGGTCAGAAGTATGCCTGCGCCCCCCTTCCCCCCTACCTCGACCAATCAGACCAGCCGGACATGGAGGAGGAAGAGTCTAAACGGCCGCTTTACGATATCTGCTTCCACCTGCTCAAACTCTACAGCGACAG gcACTACAGCCTGCAGCAGTTGTTGGACCCCCTGGCGGTGACGTGGGAGTGTCTTGACTACCGTCTGAGCTGGCACCTGTGGTCGGTCCTGCAGGCGCTGCACTACACACACCTCAGCCCCGCCCGACAGGGCCTCATACACACCAGCTATGCTGCCCAGCTGGAGAGTGCTGGCCTCTGGGACATGGCCATCTACGTACTGCTGCACATACCTGACAACAC GCTGCGTGAGCGGGCGGTGAGGGAGATGCTGCAGCTGCACTGCCCCCTGCTGGAGACGGAGGAGTCTGCCAAGAAAGAGCACTTTCTCACAGAGAGACTACTGATCCCAGAACAGTGGCTCCACCAGGCCAAAGCTACCAGAGCcagaagagacacagacagacacggagAGGCCCTTCACCTGTACAGAGCAGGACACTGGAACCTCTGCCACAGTCTGGTCATACAGCACCTTGCCTCAG ATTGCATCATTAATGATAACCATGAGTACCTCTTGGTGTTCCTGGAGGGGCTTGCAGTTCCTGAGCGCAGTTCTGTGATCCAGGACTGGGACACGGCTGGCAGAGTCTACCTGGACTACATCGGAGTCATACAGACCCTACACGCCATACAACAG atggaCAGTACTGGTTACGAGCTGGAGTGTCTACACACTAAGGTGACGTCACTCTGCAGCAGGATAGAGCTCCTCCCTTGCTCCACCGCCAAGGACCGCCTCGCCCAATCAG aGATGGCCAAGTGTGTGGCTAACATCCTGCGTGTGGTGTTGAGTCTGCAGCAGGGTGGTGAGATTCCCTTGTCCCAGCTTGCGTCCAACATCGGCCGTCTGCCCATGCCCGAGGACTATGCTCTCGAGGAGCTCCGCAGTCTCACCCAATCATATCTGAGACAGCTCATTGTCAGCTAA
- the LOC111950105 gene encoding nuclear pore complex protein Nup98-Nup96 isoform X2, with the protein MFNKSFGAPFGGGAGGFGTSSTFGQQNTSFGAATGGFGASAFGATNNTGGLFGATQNKPVVTANPQQIHTGAGRGGGLFGSSTFSQPVTSSTSSGFGFGVSSGTSTSLFGSTNTGGGGGLFSQQSNAFGAAKPASFGTFGTSTASTGGLFGATNSNPFGGXSTSLFGASGFTQQAAQPGTTVKFNPPTGSDTMVKGGVTASINTKHQCITAMKEYENKSLEELRFEDYQAGRKGPTNPMAAPTGGIFGAAAAATPSTGATGLFGSSATNTGFSFGQAKTTFGTSAGGFGAATGSLFGQQQPQQAQQAVSLFKPFGQATTTPNTGFSFGNTSTMGQPQQTSTMGGLFGATAASQAGGLFGNTAQTAPATGFGTGTGLFGQTNTAFGNVGTQGLFGNKTAGFGVTTTSAPSFGTGTGLFGNKPALTLGTATNTSNFGFGPTAAGGSLFGNKTAAGGLGTGLGASFGAVGTGQMSLFGNNKTLGSTLGTMGGFGVQGFSTGNSTLGFGAPQQPVAVTDPNAVAAQQAVLQQQINALAYSPFGDSPLFRNPLSDPKKKEERLKPTNPVAQKALTTPTHYKLTPRPATRVRPKALTSSGSSKSQLFDGLDDDEPSLTNGAFMPRKSIKKLVLKNLNGSSLYSSPLNRDSDDLSSPPEYPLNGLGASVDEDDDVREVVEGGAEDDLEIKFYAKPSLQDTISELNAHRMGAGGRNGLQVSSEDISLGDDSIQEERVEEGPPHPAGIVLGRVGYYTIPAMDELAKMVDENGVCVVENFTVGRKGYGSVFFHGEVNVTGLNLDEIVHFRRKEVIVYLDDKNKPPEGEGLNRRAEVTLDGVWPNDKTTCTQIKSPERLSEMNYEGRLENASRKQGARFLEYRSETGSWVFEVAHFSKYGLQDSDEDKEVPLKVDPKKLKTATRLPPGLQQLPPSQQQVAPQAQSTAVLELLNRVLEVDSDMADITQDAPGESMLGEEEGESGIGEKGSRLGNVTPTEHDSVSASSQIASSLGINPHTLQIMKASLFAEDDDGDMFQEQGGMTSSLDVASPHIHLPGTQGRPSIGGXLQTRFSSAGLFFQLPDVPFGGGLPGRLSKSRVSPAVPEPSRVSPWPSFLLTAPPPEATVRTVGARRLGGPVDPENSVTLGKGRLLMDAALFTGRSFRVGWGPGWTLVHCGDGLSGAGDKEQDHGDTGATGFGFLPKPAKSRRLSDSPFKVVIEQVVGLELRDSEESQAVYQRPLEISLKHSSISTEGACPFIQPQSGVAALHEYAEWITDLNQEAGAGDVLGHWAQVWTLCXALWGRRCSAVPGTSGYLQQMERRRSFSAWLSHSATQRIEQEVGLNQGGGNVDAIFSYLTGHRISDACRLAQKSGDHRLSLLLSQAVGXQYGRELLALQLGDWNRMQTDSFLPEERLRIFALLAGKPVWQSTDCEVNVCSELDWKRCMAVHLWYMLPPTASIAEALAKYEAAFQGSAEGQKYACAPLPPYLDQSDQPDMEEEESKRPLYDICFHLLKLYSDRHYSLQQLLDPLAVTWECLDYRLSWHLWSVLQALHYTHLSPARQGLIHTSYAAQLESAGLWDMAIYVLLHIPDNTLRERAVREMLQLHCPLLETEESAKKEHFLTERLLIPEQWLHQAKATRARRDTDRHGEALHLYRAGHWNLCHSLVIQHLASDCIINDNHEYLLVFLEGLAVPERSSVIQDWDTAGRVYLDYIGVIQTLHAIQQMDSTGYELECLHTKVTSLCSRIELLPCSTAKDRLAQSEMAKCVANILRVVLSLQQGGEIPLSQLASNIGRLPMPEDYALEELRSLTQSYLRQLIVS; encoded by the exons atgttcaACAAGTCGTTTGGTGCTCCCTTTGGGGGAGGGGCTGGAGGATTTGGGACTTCATCCACATTTGGGCAACAAA ACACTAGCTTTGGGGCGGCAACAGGTGGCTTCGGAGCCTCAGCGTTTGGGGCGACCAACAACACTGGAGGACTCTTTGGGGCAACGCAGAATAAACCAG TGGTGACAGCCAATCCTCAGCAAATCCACACTGGTGCAGGTAGAGGAG GtggcctttttggttccagtacCTTCAGCCAGCCCGTGACGTCATCCACCAGTAGCGGCTTTGGCTTTGGCGTGTCCAGCGGCACCTCCACCAGCCTGTTCGGCAGCACCAACACGGGCGGCGGCGGAGGACTCTTCTCCCAGCAGAGCAATGCCTTCGGCGCTGCCAAACCAGCCTCATTTGGCA cgTTCGGTACGAGCACGGCCAGCACTGGGGGGCTGTTTGGGGCGACCAACTCCAACCCTTTCGGAGGGGRGTCTACCTCCCTGTTCGGAGCATCAGGGTTTACCCAGCAGGCTGCCCAGCCAGGCACCACTGTCAAGTTCAAC CCTCCAACAGGAAGTGACACCATGGTGAAAGGGGGTGTGACGGCAAGCATCAACACCAAGCACCAGTGCATCACGGCCATGAAGGAGTATGAGAACAAATCACTGGAG GAGCTGAGGTTTGAGGACTACCAGGCAGGGAGGAAGGGACCCACTAACCCTATGGCTGCACCAACAGGGGGTATCTTTGGGGCTGCAGCCGCAGCCACCCCCAGTACAGGGGCTACAGGGCTGTTTGGCTCCTCAGCCACTAACACAGGCTTCTCCTTTGGCCAGGCCAAAACCACCTTCGGAACTA GTGCGGGTGGGTTTGGTGCAGCCACAGGCAGTCTGTTTGGGCAGCAGCAGCCCCAGCAGGCCCAGCAGGCAGTCAGCCTGTTCAAGCCCTTCGGCCAGGCCACAACCACCCCCAACACAGGCTTCTCCTTCGGCAACACCAGCACCATGGGCCAGCCCCAACAAACCAGCACCATG GGGGGTCTGTTTGGGGCCACGGCAGCATCCCAGGCAGGGGGGTTGTTTGGAAATACCGCTCAGACCGCACCAGCTACGGGCTTTGGGACAGGCACCGGACTCTTTGGACAAACCAACACCGCTTTCGGCAACGTCGGCACACAG GGCTTGTTTGGTAATAAAACGGCAGGGTTTGGTGTCACCACTACCAGCGCCCCGTCGTTTGGCACGGGCACCGGCCTCTTCGGCAACAAACCTGCCCTCACTCTCGGAACAGCTACCAACACATCCAACTTTG GTTTTGGACCCACTGCTGCTGGCGGAAGCCTTTTTGGGAACAAGACTGCAGCAGGAGGACTAGGGACCGGGCTGGGAGCCAGCTTTGGAGCAG TAGGCACTGGCCAGATGTCTCTGTTTGGGAATAACAAGACGCTGGGTTCTACTCTGGGAACAATGGGAGGTTTTGGAGTGCAGGGATTCAGCACAGGAAACAGCACTCTGGGCTTCGGAGCGCCACAACAGCCCGTTG CGGTGACGGACCCTAACGCGGTGGCGGCCCAGCAGGCAGTGCTGCAGCAGCAGATCAATGCTCTGGCCTACTCCCCCTTCGGAGACTCCCCCCTCTTCAGAAACCCCCTCTCTGATCCCAAGAAGAAGGAGGAGCGTCTGAAGCCCACCAATCCAGTGGCCCAGAAGGCGTTGACCACGCCAACTCACTACAAACTGACACCGCGACCTGCGACACGTGTGCGGCCCAAAGCTCTGACATCATCGGGCTCTTCCAAGTCCCAGCTGTTTGATGGGTTGGATGACGACGAGCCTTCTCTCACCAACGGAGCCTTCATGCCCAG GAAGAGCATCAAGAAGCTGGTGCTGAAGAACCTGAATGGCAGCAGCCTGTACAGCAGCCCGCTCAACAGAGACTCCGACGACCTGTCCTCTCCACCAGAGTACCCCCTCAACGGACTcgg TGCCAGTGTGGACGAGGATGATGATgtgagggaggtggtggagggaggagcagaggacGACCTGGAGATCAAGTTCTACGCCAAGCCCAGCCTGCAGGACACCATCTCAGAGCTCAATGCCCATAGGATGGGGGCTGGGGGCAGGAACGGGCTGCAG GTGAGCAGCGAGGACATATCGCTGGGAGATGACTCCATACAGGAGGAGCGAGTGGAGGAGGGCCCCCCCCACCCTGCAGGTATCGTTCTGGGCCGTGTGGGCTACTACACCATCCCTGCCATGGACGAGCTGGCCAAAATGGTGGATGAAAacggggtgtgtgtggtggaaaaCTTCACCGTGGGCAGAAAAG GTTACGGCTCCGTGTTCTTCCATGGTGAGGTGAACGTGACGGGGCTGAACCTGGATGAGATTGTCCACTTCAGACGTAAAGAGGTCATCGTCTACCTCGACGACAAGAACAAGCCCCCTGAGGGGGAGGGGCTCAACAG GcgagcagaggtgactctggatGGGGTGTGGCCTAATGATAAGACCACCTGTACTCAAATAAAGAGCCCTGAGCGTCTGTCTGAGATGAACTACGAGGGCCGCCTGGAGAACGCCTCACGCAAACAGGGCGCCCGCTTCCTCGAGTACCGCTCCGAGACGGGGTCCTGGGTGTTTGAG GTGGCTCATTTCTCTAAGTACGGCCTGCAGGACTCTGACGAGGATAAGGAAGTCCCTCTCAAAGTGGACCCTAAGAAGCTGAAGACGGCAACAAGACTTCCACCAGGGCTGCAGCAGCTGCCTCCCTCCCAGCAGCAGGTGGCGCCACAGGCTCAG TCCACAGCAGTGCTGGAGCTGCTGAATCGCGTATTGGAGGTGGACAGTGATATGGCCGACATTACCCAGGATGCCCCAGGGGAGAGCATgttgggggaggaggaaggggagagtggCATAGGGGAGAAGGGAAGTCGGCTGGGAAATGTGACCCCTACGGAACACGACTCTGTCTCAGCGTCCAGTCAGATCGCCTCCTCGCTGGGGATCAACCCTCACACACTACAG ATTATGAAGGCATCGCTGTTTGCTGAGGACGATGATGGTGACATGTTCCAGGAGCAGGGAGGGATGACAAGTTCTCTAGACGTGGCCTCTCCTCACATCCACCTGCCTGGCACGCAGGGCAGGCCCTCCA TCGGTGGTCWCCTGCAGACTCGTTTCAGCAGTGCCGGTCTCTTCTTTCAGCTCCCTGACGTGCCCTTTGGTGGGGGCCTTCCCGGCAGGCTGTCCAAGTCTCGGGTGTCGCCGGCGGTGCCTGAGCCTTCGCGGGTCTCCCCCTGGCCCTCTTTTCTTTTGACAGCCCCACCGCCCGAGGCCACTGTACGGACAGTAGGGGCTCGGCGCCTGGGGGGACCTGTGGACCCAGAGAACTCAGTCACACTGGGGAAG GGCCGTCTTCTGATGGATGCGGCTTTGTTCACGGGCCGGTCATTTCGTGTGGGCTGGGGTCCTGGCTGGACTCTGGTCCACTGTGGAGACGGGCTAAGTGGGGCCGGGGACAAGGAGCAGGACCACGGAGACACAGGAGCTACAGGCTTTGGATTCCTGCCCAAACCTGCCAAGAGTAGACG ACTGTCCGACAGTCCATTCAAGGTGGTGATCGAGCAGGTGGTTGGTCTGGAGCTGCGGGACAGTGAGGAGAGCCAAGCGGTGTACCAGCGGCCCCTGGAGATCAGCTTGAAGCACAGCAGCATCAGTACAGAGGGGGCCTGCCCCTTCATCCAGCCCCAGAGCGGTGTGGCCGCCCTGCACGAGTACGCAGAGTGGATTACTGACCTCAACCAGGAGGCTGGTGCTGGAGATG TCCTGGGTCACTGGGCTCAGGTGTGGACTCTGTGTGAMGCCCTGTGGGGCCGACGGTGTTCAGCAGTGCCTGGTACCAGTGGCTACCTGCagcagatggagaggagaaggagcttCTCAGCTTGGCTGTCCCACAGTGCCACCCAGAGGATCGAGCAGGAAGTGGGCCTGAACCAGGGGGGAGGAAACGTGGATGCCATCTTTAGCTACCTGACTGGACACCGGATCAGTGATGCCTGCAGGCTGGCTCAGAAGAGTG GGGACCACCGTCTCTCCCTGCTGCTGTCCCAGGCGGTGGGCTSTCAGTACGGCCGGGAGCTGCTGGCACTGCAGCTTGGAGACTGGAACAGGATGCAGACAGACTCTTTCCTGCCTGAGGAGAGGCTACGGATCTTTGCCCTTCTCGCTGGGAAACCT GTGTGGCAGTCTACAGACTGTGAGGTGAATGTGTGTTCAGAACTGGACTGGAAGCGTTGTATGgcggtccacctgtggtacatgcTGCCTCCCACCGCCTCCATTGCTGAAGCCCTGGCCAAGTACGAGGCTGCCTTCCAGGGCTCTGCTGAGGGTCAGAAGTATGCCTGCGCCCCCCTTCCCCCCTACCTCGACCAATCAGACCAGCCGGACATGGAGGAGGAAGAGTCTAAACGGCCGCTTTACGATATCTGCTTCCACCTGCTCAAACTCTACAGCGACAG gcACTACAGCCTGCAGCAGTTGTTGGACCCCCTGGCGGTGACGTGGGAGTGTCTTGACTACCGTCTGAGCTGGCACCTGTGGTCGGTCCTGCAGGCGCTGCACTACACACACCTCAGCCCCGCCCGACAGGGCCTCATACACACCAGCTATGCTGCCCAGCTGGAGAGTGCTGGCCTCTGGGACATGGCCATCTACGTACTGCTGCACATACCTGACAACAC GCTGCGTGAGCGGGCGGTGAGGGAGATGCTGCAGCTGCACTGCCCCCTGCTGGAGACGGAGGAGTCTGCCAAGAAAGAGCACTTTCTCACAGAGAGACTACTGATCCCAGAACAGTGGCTCCACCAGGCCAAAGCTACCAGAGCcagaagagacacagacagacacggagAGGCCCTTCACCTGTACAGAGCAGGACACTGGAACCTCTGCCACAGTCTGGTCATACAGCACCTTGCCTCAG ATTGCATCATTAATGATAACCATGAGTACCTCTTGGTGTTCCTGGAGGGGCTTGCAGTTCCTGAGCGCAGTTCTGTGATCCAGGACTGGGACACGGCTGGCAGAGTCTACCTGGACTACATCGGAGTCATACAGACCCTACACGCCATACAACAG atggaCAGTACTGGTTACGAGCTGGAGTGTCTACACACTAAGGTGACGTCACTCTGCAGCAGGATAGAGCTCCTCCCTTGCTCCACCGCCAAGGACCGCCTCGCCCAATCAG aGATGGCCAAGTGTGTGGCTAACATCCTGCGTGTGGTGTTGAGTCTGCAGCAGGGTGGTGAGATTCCCTTGTCCCAGCTTGCGTCCAACATCGGCCGTCTGCCCATGCCCGAGGACTATGCTCTCGAGGAGCTCCGCAGTCTCACCCAATCATATCTGAGACAGCTCATTGTCAGCTAA